One Pristiophorus japonicus isolate sPriJap1 chromosome 19, sPriJap1.hap1, whole genome shotgun sequence genomic window carries:
- the LOC139230535 gene encoding pleckstrin homology-like domain family A member 2 — MKGPSETSTGAIKEGELEKRSENLLQLWKKKHCTLTKESLLFGDGQGRGRKELSFERVRKLECVERKGARVYFTIVTTDRREIDFRCQAGTAWNAAITMALVAFQNEQAVREFRACRPARRWRGWAS, encoded by the coding sequence ATGAAGGGACCGTCCGAGACATCCACAGGAGCAATCAAAGAGGGGGAGCTGGAGAAACGGAGTGAGAACCTGCTCCAGCTCTGGAAGAAGAAGCACTGCACGCTGACCAAAGAGAGCCTGCTGTTTGGCGACGGCCAGGGCCGGGGGCGCAAGGAGCTGAGCTTCGAGCGCGTGCGCAAGCTGGAGTGCGTGGAGCGCAAGGGGGCCCGCGTCTACTTCACCATCGTCACCACCGACCGGCGGGAGATCGACTTCCGGTGCCAGGCCGGCACCGCCTGGAACGCGGCCATCACCATGGCGCTGGTGGCCTTCCAGAACGAGCAGGCCGTGCGGGAATTCCGCGCGTGCAGGCCGGCCAGGAGGTGGCGGGGCTGGGCCTCGTGA